A region of Halalkaliarchaeum desulfuricum DNA encodes the following proteins:
- a CDS encoding cupin domain-containing protein: MERITAEELDSTEAVEGVHLSALAAGERMSLQEFRIEPGKDVPTHSHPHEQAGYLVRGELTFVVGEKNGEREEIVLQEGDSYVLPGGEPHAVSNDGDETAVGIDVFAPPRTDPDWKD, translated from the coding sequence ATGGAACGGATCACTGCCGAAGAACTCGACTCGACGGAGGCCGTCGAGGGCGTTCACCTCTCGGCGCTGGCGGCGGGTGAACGAATGAGCCTCCAGGAGTTCCGGATCGAACCGGGCAAGGACGTCCCGACACACAGTCACCCCCACGAGCAGGCGGGATATCTCGTTCGAGGGGAACTCACGTTCGTAGTCGGCGAGAAAAACGGCGAGAGAGAAGAGATCGTCCTCCAGGAAGGCGACAGCTACGTGCTCCCGGGCGGGGAACCCCACGCGGTGTCCAACGACGGCGACGAGACTGCAGTAGGAATCGACGTCTTTGCCCCGCCGCGGACGGATCCCGACTGGAAGGATTGA
- a CDS encoding pyridoxal phosphate-dependent aminotransferase produces MIEFSNRVNAVEPAAPFVITNLVSELQEEGEDIIDLSVGQPDFETPEEILEATHEALDAGHTTYTPSDGIPKLRRAAAEYLNERHGLDYAPENIIATPGGKQALFETVMAIVDPGDEVIVFDPVWSSYEPMVKLAGGEAVHVDLAPYDFKLEPAIDDLAAAITDDTALIMLNSPVNPSGMVFSHAAFEGVRDLAVDHDLPVISDEIYKELIFEKDQPSLAALDGMFDRTITINGVSKTYSMTGYRLGFMAAPTDHTTQAGKVHSHSVSCASNFVQHAAAEALGNADTDAIAGEMKETFRRRSETLVDLFAERGVDIPEPESAFYAMIPIESDDDMQWCKDAVREAGVGLVPGQAFGTPGYVRASVVDTEDQIREAVDRLDAEGFI; encoded by the coding sequence ATGATCGAGTTTTCAAACCGAGTAAACGCAGTCGAACCGGCCGCACCGTTCGTCATCACCAACCTCGTCTCCGAACTCCAGGAGGAGGGGGAGGATATCATCGACCTCAGCGTCGGACAGCCAGACTTCGAGACACCCGAGGAGATCCTGGAGGCGACTCACGAGGCGCTCGACGCTGGACACACGACGTACACGCCCTCGGACGGGATCCCGAAGCTCCGTCGCGCTGCAGCGGAGTATCTCAACGAGCGCCACGGGCTAGATTACGCCCCGGAGAACATCATCGCCACCCCCGGGGGGAAGCAGGCGCTGTTCGAGACGGTCATGGCGATCGTCGACCCCGGCGACGAGGTGATCGTTTTCGATCCGGTCTGGTCCTCCTACGAGCCGATGGTGAAACTCGCCGGCGGTGAGGCGGTCCACGTGGATCTCGCGCCGTACGACTTCAAACTCGAACCGGCGATCGACGACCTCGCGGCGGCGATCACCGACGACACCGCCCTGATCATGCTCAACTCCCCGGTCAACCCCAGCGGGATGGTGTTCTCCCACGCTGCGTTCGAGGGGGTACGGGACCTCGCGGTCGATCACGACCTTCCGGTCATCTCCGACGAAATTTACAAGGAGCTGATCTTCGAGAAGGACCAGCCGAGCCTGGCTGCCCTCGACGGGATGTTCGACCGGACGATCACTATCAACGGCGTCTCGAAGACCTACTCGATGACGGGCTACCGCCTGGGATTCATGGCAGCGCCGACGGACCACACGACTCAGGCAGGAAAGGTCCACAGCCACTCGGTGTCGTGTGCCTCCAACTTCGTCCAGCACGCCGCCGCCGAGGCGCTCGGAAACGCCGACACCGACGCGATCGCGGGCGAAATGAAAGAGACGTTCAGGCGGCGCAGCGAGACGCTGGTCGACCTGTTCGCCGAGCGCGGCGTCGACATCCCCGAACCCGAAAGCGCCTTCTACGCGATGATTCCGATCGAGTCCGACGACGATATGCAGTGGTGCAAGGACGCCGTCCGCGAGGCCGGCGTCGGTCTGGTTCCCGGACAGGCGTTCGGGACGCCCGGTTACGTGCGCGCCTCGGTGGTCGACACAGAGGATCAGATCCGCGAAGCCGTCGATCGGCTGGACGCGGAGGGATTCATATGA